The Luteolibacter arcticus genome includes a window with the following:
- a CDS encoding SGNH/GDSL hydrolase family protein, with the protein MKWLLLPFFLLFAGCAAISAREPQVPASLVAELDKTWPKNRSIHLVFHGHSVPSGYHKTPEVKPFDSYPLMAMEKIQKAHPHAVINSIVTAIGGEDSVKGAARFEKDVLTLRPDIVFIDYALNDRRQPEADVENAWRSMARAAKAKGVPVVFLTPTGADNVRIDEPDEPLEIRAAIIRKVAAEEGVLLADVWAAWKADLKRGVKQDSLLSQANHPNRKGHEIAAKVIGDLF; encoded by the coding sequence ATGAAGTGGTTGCTGCTTCCATTCTTCCTGCTCTTTGCCGGCTGCGCCGCGATCTCGGCCCGAGAGCCGCAGGTTCCCGCCTCGCTCGTCGCCGAACTCGACAAGACCTGGCCGAAAAACCGCAGCATCCATCTCGTCTTCCACGGTCATAGCGTGCCATCCGGCTATCATAAGACGCCGGAGGTGAAGCCCTTCGACTCCTATCCGCTGATGGCCATGGAGAAGATCCAGAAAGCCCATCCTCATGCGGTGATCAATTCCATCGTCACGGCAATCGGCGGCGAAGATAGCGTGAAAGGCGCGGCGCGATTCGAGAAGGACGTGCTCACCTTGCGTCCCGACATCGTTTTCATCGACTATGCGCTCAACGACCGTCGCCAGCCCGAGGCCGACGTCGAGAATGCCTGGCGATCGATGGCACGGGCGGCGAAGGCGAAAGGCGTTCCGGTCGTCTTTCTAACACCTACCGGGGCCGACAACGTGAGAATCGATGAACCCGACGAACCGCTCGAAATACGCGCCGCGATCATTCGCAAGGTGGCCGCGGAGGAAGGCGTGCTGCTGGCCGACGTGTGGGCTGCGTGGAAGGCGGATCTGAAGCGCGGCGTGAAGCAAGACAGCCTGCTCAGCCAGGCCAATCACCCGAACCGCAAGGGTCACGAGATCGCCGCCAAGGTCATCGGGGACCTGTTCTGA
- a CDS encoding multiheme c-type cytochrome: protein MKKYLLIGLVICAAVAAAIHYYGSPSKPAAAQKLTIHFTCDTSGRLEPCGCFTGQHGGLTRLMTWLEERPERHDTLKLDVGGALAGVNDYDLVQYQYLARGYREMGFAALNMGAAEAAIPAKTLASLSATSAVPLVSASLVDATRKEILEPFRIVEAAGKRIGILGVVSPTSVVDAGEGIAVLGLDEAIERQLPALREKADLIVLLAFAKENELRRLARDYYEFALILGGDVGGPAQDLIRENDSIVLFTTNEARTVGTLTATLGGEPRTRLLDPAYEITLLEEGIPQHPDLKKLVSEFRDEIRRTPLAVDDPNAVDPRAIPGVQPAATYVGSATCQSCHPKAFESWQKSGHGHAFETLVKKGSDADPHCIECHTVGFGRPSGYRRPFGKEKLIDVGCESCHGPASEHVAHFRDGKKTAFKFRPVGPGDCVTCHHGEFSRPFEWDKFWPLIEHGKE, encoded by the coding sequence GTGAAGAAGTATCTCCTCATCGGTCTCGTCATCTGCGCGGCGGTGGCTGCGGCGATCCACTACTATGGATCTCCGAGCAAGCCGGCCGCGGCGCAGAAGCTGACGATTCATTTCACCTGCGACACGTCGGGGCGCCTTGAGCCATGTGGCTGCTTCACCGGTCAGCACGGTGGGCTGACGCGGCTGATGACCTGGCTGGAAGAACGGCCGGAACGCCACGACACGCTGAAGCTCGACGTCGGCGGCGCGCTCGCCGGGGTGAATGACTACGACCTCGTCCAGTACCAGTACCTCGCGCGGGGCTATCGCGAGATGGGCTTTGCCGCGCTGAACATGGGTGCTGCCGAAGCTGCCATTCCGGCGAAGACGCTTGCATCGCTCTCGGCCACCTCGGCGGTGCCGCTGGTGAGCGCGTCGCTGGTGGATGCCACACGGAAGGAGATTCTGGAGCCGTTCCGCATCGTCGAGGCAGCGGGCAAGCGCATCGGCATTCTTGGCGTGGTGTCGCCCACCAGCGTGGTGGATGCCGGTGAAGGAATCGCCGTGCTGGGACTCGATGAAGCGATCGAACGCCAGCTTCCGGCCTTGCGTGAAAAGGCGGACCTCATCGTGCTGCTGGCCTTTGCGAAGGAGAACGAATTGCGACGGCTGGCGCGCGACTACTATGAATTCGCGCTCATTCTCGGCGGCGATGTCGGCGGACCGGCTCAGGACTTGATCCGTGAGAATGATTCGATCGTGCTGTTCACGACGAATGAAGCTCGCACCGTCGGCACCCTGACCGCGACCCTTGGCGGCGAACCCCGCACGCGTTTGTTAGATCCGGCCTACGAGATCACGCTGTTAGAGGAGGGCATCCCGCAGCATCCGGACCTGAAGAAGCTGGTGAGCGAATTCCGCGACGAGATCCGCCGCACGCCGCTGGCAGTGGACGACCCGAATGCCGTTGATCCACGCGCCATCCCCGGTGTCCAACCAGCCGCCACCTACGTCGGCTCCGCCACCTGCCAGAGCTGCCATCCGAAGGCTTTCGAGAGCTGGCAGAAATCCGGCCACGGTCATGCCTTCGAGACGCTGGTGAAGAAGGGCTCGGATGCCGATCCGCACTGCATCGAATGCCACACCGTCGGCTTCGGCCGGCCATCCGGCTACCGGCGGCCATTTGGAAAAGAGAAGCTCATCGATGTCGGCTGCGAATCCTGCCACGGCCCGGCGAGCGAGCACGTCGCGCATTTCCGCGATGGCAAGAAGACCGCCTTCAAGTTCCGCCCCGTGGGCCCGGGAGACTGCGTAACCTGTCACCACGGCGAGTTTTCACGGCCCTTCGAGTGGGACAAGTTCTGGCCCCTCATCGAGCACGGGAAGGAATGA
- a CDS encoding rhodanese-like domain-containing protein codes for MKLVVLLSSLALATSLPAADEPAPVKVEQVEKQLADGAQLLDVRTQEEWKEGHLKGAKLVPLAQDGFLDKAKAALDPKKPVLVYCKSGGRSAKAAKQLREAGFTVYDMAGGITAWQKAGKPVEK; via the coding sequence ATGAAGCTCGTCGTGCTCCTTTCCAGCCTCGCCCTCGCCACCAGTCTGCCCGCCGCGGACGAACCCGCACCGGTCAAGGTCGAGCAGGTGGAAAAGCAGCTCGCCGATGGCGCGCAGCTCCTCGACGTGCGCACTCAGGAAGAGTGGAAGGAAGGCCACCTCAAAGGGGCCAAGCTGGTCCCGCTGGCGCAGGACGGCTTTCTCGACAAGGCCAAGGCCGCCCTCGATCCCAAGAAGCCGGTGCTCGTCTATTGCAAGTCCGGCGGGCGCAGCGCGAAGGCCGCGAAGCAACTGCGCGAAGCCGGCTTCACCGTCTACGACATGGCCGGCGGCATCACCGCCTGGCAGAAGGCTGGCAAGCCGGTGGAGAAGTGA
- a CDS encoding DUF4159 domain-containing protein, whose amino-acid sequence MNRLMKTFLILTALLLSRAFAVDWNTETIRCGNLVYGDNQTSVCFAETFLSETATETGLKIDPKFARIALATDEVFTTPLCVFTGEGDFKLKDSERANLRRYLENGGFILSSPGCSSAPWNQAFHKEIALALPGHELKEIPMDHEIFATVHKITKLNVKGGGTTRLKGIFINGRLALVHSPEGLNNAANAKGCCCCGGAEIQEAKQVNVNAVAYALLH is encoded by the coding sequence ATGAACCGGCTTATGAAGACCTTCCTCATTCTAACAGCATTGCTCCTGTCGCGGGCCTTCGCCGTCGATTGGAACACCGAGACCATCCGCTGCGGAAACCTCGTCTATGGCGACAACCAGACCTCGGTGTGCTTCGCCGAAACCTTTCTCTCCGAGACGGCGACCGAAACGGGGCTCAAGATCGATCCGAAGTTCGCCCGCATCGCGCTCGCGACCGATGAGGTCTTCACCACGCCGCTGTGCGTGTTCACCGGCGAGGGCGATTTCAAGCTGAAGGACTCCGAGCGCGCGAACCTGCGCCGCTACCTTGAGAACGGCGGCTTCATTCTCTCCAGCCCCGGCTGCTCCAGCGCGCCGTGGAACCAAGCGTTCCATAAGGAGATCGCGCTCGCCTTGCCCGGCCATGAACTCAAGGAGATCCCGATGGATCATGAGATCTTCGCGACGGTCCACAAGATCACGAAGCTCAACGTCAAGGGCGGCGGCACCACCCGCCTGAAGGGAATCTTCATCAATGGACGCCTCGCGCTGGTGCATTCGCCGGAGGGGCTGAACAACGCCGCCAATGCCAAGGGCTGCTGCTGCTGCGGCGGAGCGGAGATCCAGGAGGCGAAGCAGGTCAACGTGAATGCCGTGGCCTATGCCCTCCTTCACTGA